One window of Bacteroides sp. AN502(2024) genomic DNA carries:
- a CDS encoding sodium ion-translocating decarboxylase subunit beta: MNEIFENLYDMTAFSNIIADPQFLIMYAIAFVLLYLGIKKQYEPLLLVPIAFGVLLANFPGGDMGVIQADENGMVMVNGVLKNIWEMPLHDIAHELGLMNFIYYMLIKTGFLPPVIFMGVGALTDFGPMLRNLRLSIFGAAAQLGIFTVLLVAILMGFTPKEAASLGIIGGADGPTAIFTTIKLAPHLLGPIAIAAYSYMALVPVIIPLVVKLFCTKKELSINMKEQEKMYPSKTEIKNLRVLKIIFPIVVTTVVALFVPSAVPLIGMLMFGNLVKEIGTNTFRLFDAASNSIMNAATIFLGLSVGATMTAEAFLNWTTIGIVIGGFLAFALSITGGIFFVKLVNLFSKKKINPLIGATGLSAVPMASRVANEIALKYDPKNHVLQYCMASNISGVIGSAVAAGVLISFLA, translated from the coding sequence ATGAACGAAATATTTGAGAATTTGTATGACATGACTGCGTTCAGCAATATCATTGCCGATCCGCAGTTTCTGATAATGTATGCTATTGCGTTCGTTTTGCTCTATCTGGGTATTAAGAAACAGTACGAGCCGTTGTTGCTTGTTCCTATTGCTTTCGGTGTGTTGTTAGCCAACTTTCCCGGAGGAGATATGGGCGTGATTCAGGCCGATGAGAATGGTATGGTGATGGTAAACGGAGTGTTGAAGAACATCTGGGAAATGCCTTTGCATGACATTGCCCATGAATTGGGTCTGATGAACTTTATTTACTATATGCTGATTAAAACAGGTTTCCTGCCTCCGGTTATTTTTATGGGGGTCGGTGCGTTGACAGATTTCGGACCGATGTTACGCAACCTGCGTCTTTCTATTTTCGGTGCAGCCGCACAGTTGGGTATCTTTACCGTATTGCTGGTAGCTATTCTGATGGGATTCACTCCGAAAGAAGCTGCTTCTTTGGGTATTATCGGTGGTGCGGATGGTCCGACAGCCATCTTTACAACCATCAAGCTGGCACCACATCTGCTGGGCCCGATTGCCATTGCAGCTTATTCGTACATGGCGCTTGTCCCTGTGATTATTCCGTTGGTAGTGAAACTGTTCTGCACTAAGAAGGAGTTGAGCATTAACATGAAAGAACAGGAAAAAATGTATCCTTCAAAGACTGAAATCAAGAACCTGCGTGTGTTGAAGATTATCTTCCCGATTGTGGTAACTACCGTTGTTGCTCTCTTCGTGCCAAGTGCAGTGCCTTTGATTGGTATGCTGATGTTTGGTAACTTGGTGAAAGAAATCGGTACCAACACATTCCGCTTGTTCGATGCAGCTTCCAACAGTATCATGAATGCTGCAACCATTTTCCTCGGATTGTCTGTTGGGGCAACGATGACGGCTGAAGCATTTCTTAACTGGACAACAATCGGTATCGTGATCGGTGGGTTCCTTGCATTCGCTCTTTCCATTACCGGTGGCATCTTCTTTGTAAAACTCGTAAATCTTTTCTCGAAGAAGAAAATCAATCCGCTTATCGGTGCAACCGGTTTGAGTGCCGTTCCGATGGCGAGCCGTGTTGCCAATGAGATAGCTTTGAAATACGATCCGAAGAATCACGTATTGCAATATTGTATGGCAAGCAACATCTCCGGAGTAATCGGTTCTGCCGTAGCTGCGGGTGTGTTGATTTCTTTCCTTGCGTAA
- a CDS encoding biotin/lipoyl-containing protein gives MKREVKFSLVFRDMWQSAGKYVPRVDQLVKVAPAIIEMGCFARVETNGGGFEQVNLLFGENPNKAVREWTKPFHEAGIQTHMLDRALNGLRMSPVPADVRKLFYKVKKAQGTDITRTFCGLNDVRNIAPSIKYAKEAGMISQCSLCITHSPIHTVEYYTNMALELIKLGADEICIKDMAGIGRPVSLGKIVANIKATHPEIPVQYHSHAGPGFNMASILEVCEAGCDYIDVGMEPLSWGTGHADLLSVQAMLKDAGYQVPEINMEAYMKVRGMIQEFMDDFLGLYISPKNRLMNSLLIAPGLPGGMMGSLMADLESNLESINKYKAKRNLPFMTQDQLLIKLFDEVAYVWPRVGYPPLVTPFSQYVKNLAMMNVMAMEKGKERWGMIADDIWDMILGKAGRLPGKLAPEIIEKAEREGRKFFEGNPQDNYPDALDKYRKMMKENKWEVGQDDEELFEYAMHPAQYEAYKSGKAKKDFLEDVAKRRVEKDKSPTEDAKPKTLTVQVDGQAYRVTVAYGDTELPVAPAGAAPAGEGKEVLSPLEGKFFLVKNAQETALKVGDTVKEGDVICYVEAMKTYNAIRAEFGGTVTAICANPGDAVSEDDVLMKIG, from the coding sequence ATGAAAAGAGAAGTTAAGTTTAGTCTGGTTTTCCGAGATATGTGGCAATCTGCCGGAAAATACGTACCTCGTGTAGATCAACTCGTAAAGGTAGCTCCTGCCATTATTGAAATGGGCTGTTTTGCCCGTGTAGAAACAAATGGCGGAGGTTTTGAACAGGTAAATTTATTGTTTGGTGAAAACCCGAATAAAGCTGTGCGCGAATGGACAAAACCGTTCCATGAAGCCGGTATTCAAACTCATATGCTCGACCGCGCACTGAACGGACTCCGTATGAGCCCTGTTCCGGCAGACGTCCGCAAATTATTCTATAAAGTAAAGAAAGCACAAGGAACAGATATCACCCGTACGTTCTGCGGATTGAACGATGTACGTAATATTGCTCCCTCCATCAAATATGCAAAGGAAGCAGGCATGATTTCACAATGTTCTCTTTGTATCACTCATTCGCCTATCCATACCGTAGAGTACTACACTAATATGGCATTGGAACTTATCAAACTGGGAGCAGACGAAATCTGTATCAAAGACATGGCAGGCATCGGTCGCCCCGTATCATTAGGCAAAATCGTGGCAAATATCAAGGCTACACATCCCGAAATCCCCGTTCAGTATCATAGCCATGCAGGTCCCGGATTCAATATGGCAAGCATCCTCGAAGTATGTGAAGCCGGTTGCGACTATATCGATGTGGGTATGGAACCGCTTTCATGGGGAACAGGTCATGCAGACTTGCTTAGCGTGCAGGCGATGTTGAAAGATGCCGGATATCAAGTGCCTGAAATCAATATGGAAGCCTACATGAAGGTGCGCGGCATGATTCAGGAATTTATGGACGACTTTCTTGGCTTGTATATCAGTCCGAAAAATCGCCTGATGAACTCCTTGCTGATTGCTCCCGGACTTCCCGGCGGCATGATGGGTAGTTTGATGGCCGATCTCGAATCCAATCTGGAATCTATCAATAAGTATAAGGCAAAACGCAATTTGCCGTTTATGACACAAGATCAGCTTCTCATCAAACTGTTTGATGAAGTAGCTTATGTATGGCCTCGTGTGGGTTATCCTCCATTGGTGACTCCGTTTAGCCAATATGTCAAGAATCTTGCAATGATGAACGTGATGGCAATGGAAAAGGGAAAAGAGCGCTGGGGAATGATTGCCGATGATATTTGGGATATGATTTTGGGTAAAGCCGGACGTTTACCGGGCAAACTTGCTCCTGAAATCATAGAAAAGGCAGAGCGTGAAGGCCGTAAGTTCTTCGAAGGCAATCCACAGGATAACTATCCCGATGCTCTCGATAAATATCGCAAGATGATGAAAGAGAATAAATGGGAAGTGGGACAGGATGATGAAGAACTCTTTGAATATGCCATGCATCCAGCCCAATATGAGGCTTATAAGAGTGGTAAAGCCAAAAAAGACTTCTTGGAAGATGTGGCTAAACGCCGTGTCGAAAAAGATAAATCACCGACAGAGGATGCCAAACCGAAAACACTGACCGTGCAGGTAGACGGACAGGCTTATCGTGTGACGGTGGCTTACGGCGATACCGAACTTCCCGTTGCTCCTGCGGGTGCTGCTCCGGCAGGAGAGGGCAAAGAAGTGCTTTCTCCGTTGGAAGGCAAGTTCTTCTTGGTGAAGAATGCGCAGGAAACCGCTTTGAAAGTGGGTGACACCGTGAAAGAAGGGGATGTAATCTGCTATGTGGAAGCGATGAAGACCTACAATGCTATTCGTGCAGAGTTTGGTGGTACGGTGACTGCTATCTGTGCCAACCCGGGAGATGCTGTTTCAGAAGATGATGTATTAATGAAGATAGGATAA
- a CDS encoding OadG family protein, which yields MENIETAILLMVVGMATVFVILLIVIYLGKLLIALVNKYAPEEIAPVKREASQGSAPIPGNILAAITAAVNVVTHGKGKITKVEKL from the coding sequence ATGGAAAATATCGAAACAGCGATCCTGCTGATGGTGGTCGGAATGGCTACCGTGTTTGTTATTCTGCTGATTGTGATTTATTTAGGTAAGTTATTGATTGCATTGGTCAATAAGTACGCCCCTGAAGAAATAGCTCCTGTGAAGCGGGAAGCATCACAGGGTTCTGCCCCTATTCCGGGAAACATCTTGGCCGCCATTACAGCTGCTGTGAACGTGGTGACACATGGTAAAGGAAAAATCACTAAAGTAGAAAAGTTATAA
- a CDS encoding peptide chain release factor 3, translating into MADNTEILRRRTFAIIAHPDAGKTSLTEKLLLFGGQIQVAGAVKSNKIKKTATSDWMEIEKQRGISVTTSVMEFDYRGYKINILDTPGHQDFAEDTYRTLTAVDSVIIVVDGAKGVETQTRKLMEVCRMRKTPVIIFVNKMDREGKDPFDLLDELEEELMIQVRPLSWPIEQGARFKGVYNIYEQKLDLYQPSKQMVTEKVAVDIHTEELDRQIGKPLADKLRGDLELIEGVYPEFDSESYLAGDCAPVFFGSALNNFGVQELLNCFVEIAPSPRPVQAEEREVNPDEPKFTGFIFKITANIDPNHRSCVAFCKICSGKFVRNAPYMHVRHGKTMRFSSPTQFMAQRKTTIDEAYAGDIIGLPDNGTFKIGDTLTEGEMLHFRGLPSFSPEMFKYIENADPMKQKQLAKGVDQLMDEGVAQLFVNQFNGRKIIGTVGQLQFEVIQYRLLNEYNASCRWEPVSLYKACWIESDDPAELEAFKKRKYQYMAKDREGRDVFLADSGYVLQMAQMDFKHIKFHFTSEF; encoded by the coding sequence ATGGCAGATAATACAGAAATTTTGAGAAGGCGGACGTTCGCCATTATTGCGCATCCGGATGCCGGTAAGACATCATTGACGGAAAAGCTATTACTTTTCGGTGGTCAGATACAGGTTGCAGGTGCTGTAAAAAGTAATAAAATAAAAAAGACGGCTACGTCCGACTGGATGGAAATCGAGAAACAGCGTGGAATTTCGGTAACGACTTCCGTGATGGAGTTCGATTATCGGGGTTATAAAATCAATATCCTCGATACTCCGGGACACCAGGACTTTGCCGAAGATACATACCGCACACTGACTGCTGTGGACAGCGTAATCATTGTTGTGGACGGTGCGAAAGGTGTGGAAACGCAGACGCGTAAACTGATGGAGGTATGCCGTATGAGAAAAACTCCGGTAATTATCTTTGTTAACAAAATGGACCGTGAAGGAAAAGACCCGTTCGACTTGCTTGATGAACTTGAAGAAGAACTGATGATTCAGGTTCGTCCCTTGTCCTGGCCCATCGAGCAGGGAGCGCGTTTCAAAGGAGTATACAATATCTATGAACAGAAACTGGACCTGTATCAGCCTTCCAAACAAATGGTAACGGAAAAAGTTGCGGTTGATATTCATACAGAAGAACTGGACCGGCAAATCGGCAAGCCATTGGCAGATAAGCTGCGTGGCGATCTGGAACTGATCGAAGGCGTTTATCCCGAATTTGATTCGGAATCCTACTTGGCAGGAGACTGTGCACCTGTATTCTTTGGTTCAGCGTTGAACAATTTCGGTGTACAAGAGTTGCTGAACTGTTTCGTAGAGATAGCTCCCAGCCCTCGCCCTGTACAGGCGGAAGAGCGCGAAGTGAACCCCGACGAACCGAAATTTACCGGCTTCATCTTTAAGATAACCGCCAATATCGATCCCAACCATCGCTCTTGTGTGGCATTTTGTAAGATTTGTTCCGGTAAGTTTGTGCGCAATGCTCCTTATATGCATGTCCGTCATGGAAAGACTATGCGTTTTTCATCGCCCACCCAATTTATGGCACAGCGTAAAACAACGATTGACGAAGCCTATGCAGGAGATATTATCGGTTTGCCTGATAATGGAACCTTTAAGATTGGCGATACGCTGACAGAAGGTGAAATGCTTCATTTTCGCGGGTTGCCAAGTTTCTCACCGGAGATGTTCAAATATATCGAAAATGCGGATCCTATGAAACAGAAACAGTTGGCAAAAGGGGTTGACCAGTTGATGGATGAAGGTGTTGCACAGTTGTTTGTCAATCAGTTCAATGGTCGTAAGATTATCGGTACGGTGGGGCAGTTACAGTTTGAGGTGATTCAGTATCGTTTGTTGAATGAGTACAATGCGTCCTGTCGCTGGGAACCGGTAAGTCTTTACAAGGCCTGCTGGATAGAAAGCGATGATCCCGCAGAACTGGAAGCCTTCAAGAAACGTAAATACCAGTATATGGCAAAGGATAGAGAAGGGCGCGATGTGTTTCTGGCAGACTCCGGTTATGTGCTTCAGATGGCTCAGATGGATTTTAAACACATCAAATTCCACTTTACAAGTGAATTTTAG
- the rfbD gene encoding dTDP-4-dehydrorhamnose reductase, whose protein sequence is MRILVTGANGQLGNEMQVLAKENPQHTYYFTDVQELDICDAQAVWTYIAEKRIELVVNCAAYTAVDKAEDNQELAYKLNCEAPKQLASAAQANGAAMIQVSTDYVFDGAAHIPYTEDCAPCPDSVYGATKLEGEYAVMNNCEKAVVIRTAWLYSTFGNNFVKTMIRLGKERDSLGVVFDQIGTPTYANDLARAIYTIINKGIVRGIYHFTNEGVCSWYDFTIAIHRLAGITSCKVRPLHTAEYPAKANRPAYSVLDKTKIKTMFGIEIPHWEESLKRCIDTL, encoded by the coding sequence ATGAGAATTTTGGTAACAGGTGCCAACGGTCAGCTTGGCAATGAGATGCAGGTGCTTGCAAAAGAGAATCCGCAACATACGTATTACTTCACAGATGTGCAGGAGCTCGATATCTGTGATGCGCAAGCTGTTTGGACTTATATAGCAGAGAAACGGATTGAACTTGTCGTGAATTGTGCCGCTTATACAGCAGTAGACAAGGCGGAAGATAATCAGGAATTAGCATACAAATTGAATTGTGAAGCACCGAAGCAGTTAGCAAGTGCTGCGCAAGCCAATGGGGCTGCCATGATACAAGTGTCTACTGACTATGTGTTCGATGGTGCTGCACACATTCCATACACCGAAGACTGTGCCCCTTGTCCGGACTCCGTATACGGTGCCACCAAGCTGGAAGGTGAGTATGCTGTGATGAATAACTGCGAGAAAGCGGTCGTTATCCGTACTGCATGGCTCTATTCTACTTTTGGCAATAATTTCGTGAAGACGATGATCCGTCTCGGAAAGGAGCGTGATAGCTTGGGAGTTGTTTTCGACCAGATTGGAACCCCGACGTATGCTAATGATCTGGCGCGGGCCATCTATACTATTATCAATAAAGGTATAGTTCGTGGCATCTATCATTTCACTAACGAGGGAGTCTGTTCGTGGTATGACTTTACGATAGCTATCCATCGTCTGGCAGGAATCACTTCGTGCAAGGTAAGACCTTTGCATACGGCGGAATATCCGGCCAAGGCCAACCGTCCCGCCTATTCCGTACTTGATAAGACAAAGATAAAAACAATGTTCGGCATCGAGATTCCTCATTGGGAGGAGAGTCTTAAACGATGCATTGACACCTTATGA
- a CDS encoding DUF4924 family protein codes for MNQIAQHLKEKNIAEYLIYMWQEEDLIRANHCELEEMEANVIARYPQDRQPAMREWYTNLITMMSEEGVREKGHLQINKNVIINLTDLHNVLASSPKFPFYSAAYFKALPFIVELRNKNGKKDEPELETCFEALYGVLLLRLQKKSISEGTAKAVEAITSFLSMLANYYDKDRKGELKLDE; via the coding sequence ATGAATCAGATAGCACAACATTTGAAGGAAAAGAATATTGCCGAATACCTTATATATATGTGGCAAGAGGAAGATTTGATCCGTGCCAATCATTGTGAACTGGAAGAGATGGAGGCAAATGTGATAGCCCGATATCCGCAAGATCGGCAGCCTGCTATGAGAGAATGGTATACTAATCTGATAACGATGATGAGCGAGGAAGGAGTACGGGAAAAAGGTCATCTGCAGATCAATAAGAATGTGATTATCAATCTGACTGATTTACACAATGTATTGGCTTCTTCCCCTAAATTCCCGTTTTACAGTGCCGCCTATTTCAAAGCATTGCCATTTATCGTAGAATTGCGAAATAAAAACGGCAAGAAAGACGAACCAGAATTAGAAACTTGCTTTGAAGCGTTGTACGGAGTGCTCCTGCTTCGTCTTCAAAAGAAATCTATCAGCGAAGGGACTGCTAAGGCGGTGGAGGCTATTACCAGTTTCCTTTCAATGTTGGCAAACTATTATGATAAAGACCGTAAAGGTGAATTAAAACTGGATGAATAA